A single window of Oreochromis aureus strain Israel breed Guangdong linkage group 7, ZZ_aureus, whole genome shotgun sequence DNA harbors:
- the b4galnt3b gene encoding beta-1,4-N-acetylgalactosaminyltransferase 3, with the protein MITSFFPLKKLRRNGKYLLFGAILLAGLVAVYHEMVAAKAWSSDMSSITDADRVSWRRAVFENRARKDHQPDTVGDSSAWVSSYAPQPWKPEYKGQANLHVFEDWCGSSTADLRKNLHYPLYPHSRTTVEKLAVSPQWTNYGLRIFGYLHPHTDGDFVFAVSSDDNSEFWLSTDDSPLNLKLIAWVGMTGKEWTAPGEFEKYSSQTSRPVWLSARRRFFFEVIHKQNDKGTDHVEVAWLQLDHSTLFKVIDSKYISLYTNESALSMNDVAHIPQTAASHRQTPRKQRSADADMLIEDRRDSFYKVRMLNSKFLQGVLPDCSYKPSYTIKDFPLLRYQGLQFVHLSYIYPNDYTRLTHMETQTSCFYSESSYYLKTFGFSRYMRFDRPATEEKENPDRDFNFQMRNFNQEDYDFHKKAMETKPAQEDKAHYQDYGDDYDDYAQKRRRKLFSLVVPKSNNTLGNSSGLHRGELGKREHKENLSQPESVLKQGLKHNLQLNQTKLQKEEGQFVKAEQVKPKVKSKRVKRKKVKPAQRPGQNNLPILDNKKDLKANQQPVVQSEQLGSKQDQIQKFHKTNNTQIHRLNNSQPQNLQRDYPQPEKPPVAKQRRFVTRQKEVQLPNNKRFTPPKRDFNHTLERSNQRDLDPKKSPRDKDMELNMPQQQDLENSIVRGKKIAKGKINKGKINKRWSDRKEDELSNRAEKTKDTEGERRYFWDRQEDFEGTDDEDLTPAPVFDTQVNWNQTFHVNHLDLQAQRSDWIDLQCNISGNLLLHSNDALPIVKTFMDQLNKKHHGRFKLVRVVNMVKRVDDFQGSRYLLELELKDVNGQLLRVSHYIYALISHSWSNSWDSNFQQSKPKTLLCNPVGFHWNPVAMVHFIVPVRNQARWVQQLISDMEELFKITGDSNFNLIITDYKSTDMDVRKALEKSSLPRYQYVKMDGNFERSAGLQAGIDLITDDHSIVFLCDLHIHFPPSIIDTIRMHCVEGYMAFAPIVLRLGCGTTPLEARGYWEVNGFGLLGIYKSDLDTVGGMNTKEFTDRWGGEDWELLDRILQAGLEVERIYLRNFFHHYHSKRGMWNRRMSTSPR; encoded by the exons ATGATCACGTCGTTTTTCCCCTTGAAGAAACTGCGGCGAAATGGCAAATATCTCCTGTTCGGCGCGATCCTGCTGGCGGGATTGGTGGCCGTGTACCACGAGATGGTTGCTGCAAAAGCATGGAGCAGTGATATGA GTTCAATTACTGACGCTGACCGCGTCAGCTGGAGGAGAGCCGTGTTTGAAAATAGG gCAAGAAAGGACCATCAGCCAGACACTGTTGGGGACAGCAGTGCTTGGGTCTCCAGTTATGCTCCACAACCTTGGAAACCAGAG TACAAAGGACAGGCCAATCTGCATGTGTTTGAGGACTGGTGTGGCAGTTCAACGGCTGATCTTCGCAAAAACCTGCATTACCCGCTTTACCCTCAT TCCAGAACCACAGTGGAGAAGCTGGCCGTCTCTCCTCAGTGGACCAACTATGGGCTCAGAATATTTGGCTATCTTCATCCACATACTGATg GAGATTTTGTGTTTGCTGTGAGCTCTGACGACAACTCTGAATTCTGGCTCAGCACAGATGACTCTCCCCTTAATCTGAAGTTAATTGCGTGGGTTGGAATG ACGGGAAAAGAATGGACGGCCCCGGGTGAGTTTGAGAAGTATTCCAGTCAGACCTCCAGACCAGTTTG GTTGTCTGCTCGGAGGAGATTCTTTTTTGAAGTTATTCACAAGCAAAACGACAAAGGGACTGACCATGTGGAGGTGGCA TGGCTGCAATTGGACCATAGCACTCTGTTTAAGGTTATTGACTCCAAGTACATCTCCCTCTATACTA ATGAGTCAGCACTGTCAATGAATGATGTTGCCCACATACCACAGACAGCTGCAAGCCACCGGCAAACCCCCAGAAAGCAGCGCAGTGCTGATGCAGATATGTTAATTGAAGACCGTCGAGATTCATTCTACAAAG TGCGTATGTTAAACAGCAAGTTCCTACAAGGTGTTCTGCCTGACTGCTCATATAAACCCTCTTACACAATCAAAGACTTCCCTTTGCTTCGTTATCAAGGACTGCAGTTT GTCCACTTGTCCTACATCTACCCCAATGACTACACGCGACTAACACACATGGAGACGCAGACCAGCTGTTTCTACTCTGAGAGCTCTTACTACCTGAAGAC GTTCGGCTTCTCTAGATACATGAGATTTGACCGTCCAGCtacagaggaaaaagaaaatccagaCAGAG ATTTCAATTTCCAGATGAGGAATTTTAACCAGGAGGACTATGACTTTCATAAAAAAGCAATGGAAACCAAGCCTGCTCAGGAGGATAAAGCCCATTATCAAGACTATGGAGATGATTATGATGATTATGCACAAAAACGCAGGCGCAAACTCTTCTCGTTGGTTGTCCCAAAATCAAACAACACATTGGGCAACTCTTCAGGACTGCACAGAGGCGAGTTGGGGAAGAGGGAACATAAAGAAAATTTGTCTCAGCCCGAGTCAGTGCTAAAGCAAGGCTTAAAACATAACCTGCAACTGAATCAGACAAAGTTACAAAAAGAGGAGGGGCAATTTGTAAAAGCAGAACAGGTTAAACCAAAGGTAAAGTCAAAacgagtaaaaagaaaaaaggtaaaaCCAGCTCAGAGACCAGGACAGAATAATCTACCGATACTGGATAATAAAAAAGACCTTAAAGCAAATCAGCAACCAGTTGTCCAATCAGAGCAACTTGGCTCTAAACAGGATCAAATCCAGAAATTTCATAAAACGAATAATACCCAAATCCACCGACTCAACAACTCACAGCCTCAGAATCTACAGAGGGATTATCCACAGCCTGAAAAACCGCCAGTGGCAAAGCAGCGGAGATTTGTAACCAGACAGAAGGAAGTTCAGCTGCCAAACAACAAGCGTTTTACCCCTCCCAAAAGAGATTTCAACCACACGTTAGAAAGATCAAATCAAAGGGACTTGGATCCCAAAAAAAGCCCCAGGGATAAGGATATGGAGCTGAATATGCCACAACAACAAGATTTAGAAAACAGCATTGTTAGAGGTAAGAAGATTGCTAAAGGGAAGATTAACAAAGGGAAGATTAACAAAAGGTGGTCGGATAGGAAAGAAGATGAGCTCTCCAACAGGGCTGAGAAAACGAAAGACacagagggtgagagacgctaCTTCTGGGACAGACAAGAAGACTTTGAAGGTACTGATGATGAAGATCTTACACCTGCACCAGTTTTTGACACTCAGGTCAACTGGAACCAGACCTTCCACGTCAACCACCTGGATCTTCAGGCGCAACGCTCAGATTGGATCGATCTGCAGTGCAACATTTCTGGAAACCTGTTGCTCCACTCCAATGATGCTTTGCCCATAGTCAAGACGTTCATGGACCAACTGAATAAAAAGCATCATGG GCGGTTTAAGTTGGTACGTGTGGTTAACATGGTGAAGCGTGTGGATGACTTCCAGGGCAGCCGCTACCTTCTTGAACTGGAACTGAAAGATGTGAATGGCCAGCTACTGCGTGTATCACACTACATTTATGCTCTGATTAGCCATAGCTGGTCCAACAGCTGGGACTCAAACTTCCAACAGTCAAAACCTAAGACGTTGCTCTGCAACCCGGTGGGCTTCCACTGGAATCCTGTTGCCATGGTCCACTTCATAGTGCCAG TAAGAAATCAGGCTAGATGGGTGCAGCAGCTGATTTCTGACATGGAGGAACTGTTCAAAATAACTGGAGATAGTAACTTCAACCTCATAATCACTGACTACAAAAGCACTGACATGGATGTGAGGAAGGCTCTTGAGAAGTCCTCACTGCccag GTACCAGTATGTGAAGATGGATGGGAACTTTGAGCGCTCTGCTGGTCTGCAAGCAGGTATCGACCTGATaact GATGACCACAGCATCGTGTTTCTTTGCGACCTCCACATCCACTTCCCTCCTTCGATCATTGATACCATCAGGATGCACTGTGTAGAGGGATACATGGCCTTTGCTCCCATTGTCCTGAGGCTGGGCTGTGGTACTACACCTTTAGAGGCCAGAG GTTACTGGGAGGTTAATGGCTTTGGCTTGCTGGGTATCTATAAGTCAGATCTTGACACAGTGGGAGGTATGAACACCAAGGAATTTACTGATCGCTGGGGAGGAGAAGACTGGGAGCTTCTCGACAG AATCCTGCAGGCAGGTCTGGAAGTGGAGAGGATCTACTTGAGGAACTTTTTCCACCACTATCACTCCAAACGTGGCATGTGGAACCGGCGAATGTCAACAAGTCCCAGGTGA
- the tnni1c gene encoding troponin I, skeletal, slow c — protein sequence MSGDGYTSSIAPKGEAKPKCKISASRKLSLKILLLTRATEDLEAEKAANKEEKVRYLREKLPPLQLSGLNIDDLQKVCKEIHEKIHLVDEDRYDCEAKVLKNYRDINELKLKVQDLGGKFKKPALRKVRVSADEMLKALFGSKTKGSMDLRANLKSVKKEDIKQEKELTMEVGDWRKNVEAMSGMQGRKKMFDTAGGAQ from the exons ATGTCTGGCGA CGGT TATACATCATCCATTGCCCCCAAGGGAGAGGCGaag CCTAAATGCAAGATTTCCGCGTCACGCAAGCTATCACTAAAG ATCCTTCTGCTGACTCGTGCAACGGAAGACCTGGAGGCAGAGAAGGCTGCAAACAAGGAAGAGAAGGTTCGATACCTGAGGGAGAAGCTTCCACCGCTGCAGCTCAGTGGGTTAAACATCGATGATCTGCAG AAAGTCTGTAAGGAGATTCATGAAAAGATTCATCTGGTGGACGAAGATCGGTATGACTGTGAGGCAAAGGTTCTCAAGAACTACAGAGAT ATCAATGAGTTGAAGCTAAAGGTTCAGGACCTTGGAGGAAAGTTTAAGAAACCAGCTCTCAGGAAGGTGAGAGTGTCAGCAGATGAGATGTTGAAAGCTCTGTTTGGATCGAAAACTAAGGGCTCCATGGATCTGAGGGCCAATCTCAAGTCTGTAAAGAAAGAAGACATCAAACAAGAGAAG GAGCTGACGATGGAGGTGGGTGACTGGCGTAAAAACGTGGAGGCCATGTCTGGTATGCAGGGCAGGAAGAAGATGTTTGATACTGCCGGTGGTGCCCAGTGA